In Modestobacter versicolor, a single genomic region encodes these proteins:
- a CDS encoding HNH endonuclease signature motif containing protein, with amino-acid sequence MSELRSVLDALAGDDLHGLADGEVLERVALLVAVVNQATAELTRTVRHAETTQAAEHDGLKSMRSWLIGHRRLAPAEASRVIRSGRALEHFPALAAGFAEGAVTAAQVDVVAGAVGERERAQAVEQGIDLAPFDQAWTAVAVEAPHDVLKTAVQAFAAALDPDGPEPDPTEGRRLSIAKHADGSVTGRFDLDAVGGEKVQAAIESIVQASRPKGDDRTRGQQNADALVQLCDNQLAAGTLPTLRTVKPHVVVTLDMDDFADSAASPGAAATGFGARISAARARWLACDGTMSRIVMGPDGLPLDFGRTHRVVPAHIRRAVEQRDGHCVFTGCTAPTHWCDVHHLVHWLHGGETSLHNSALLCERHHTKVHHGFRVERDPGGRWRTWRPDGTEILLAQPLLGPPLLDPPLPDPPTTEVRSRRASPRAVVSVG; translated from the coding sequence CTGCACGGCCTCGCCGACGGTGAGGTGCTGGAGCGGGTGGCGTTGCTGGTCGCTGTGGTCAACCAGGCCACCGCTGAGTTGACCCGGACGGTGCGCCACGCGGAGACGACGCAGGCGGCCGAGCACGACGGGCTGAAGTCGATGCGCTCGTGGCTGATCGGGCACCGGCGGCTGGCGCCGGCGGAGGCGTCGCGGGTAATCCGGTCGGGGCGGGCGCTGGAGCACTTCCCGGCGTTGGCTGCTGGGTTCGCCGAGGGTGCGGTCACCGCGGCACAGGTGGACGTGGTCGCCGGCGCGGTGGGCGAGCGCGAACGGGCGCAGGCGGTCGAGCAGGGCATCGACCTGGCGCCGTTCGACCAGGCGTGGACCGCGGTCGCGGTCGAGGCACCGCACGACGTGCTGAAGACCGCGGTGCAGGCCTTCGCGGCCGCCCTCGACCCCGACGGACCCGAACCGGACCCGACCGAGGGACGGCGGCTGTCGATCGCCAAGCACGCCGACGGCTCGGTCACCGGCCGCTTCGACCTGGACGCCGTGGGCGGCGAGAAGGTGCAAGCCGCGATCGAGTCGATCGTGCAGGCCTCCCGCCCGAAGGGCGATGACCGCACCCGCGGGCAGCAGAACGCCGACGCCCTCGTCCAGCTCTGCGACAACCAACTGGCCGCCGGCACCCTGCCCACGCTGCGCACGGTGAAGCCGCACGTGGTGGTCACCCTGGACATGGACGACTTCGCTGACTCAGCGGCCAGCCCCGGTGCGGCCGCGACCGGCTTCGGGGCACGCATCTCCGCCGCCCGCGCCCGCTGGCTGGCCTGCGACGGCACCATGTCCCGGATCGTGATGGGCCCCGACGGGCTCCCACTCGACTTCGGCCGCACCCACCGGGTGGTGCCCGCACACATCCGGCGGGCGGTCGAGCAGCGCGACGGGCACTGCGTGTTCACCGGCTGCACCGCCCCCACGCACTGGTGCGACGTGCACCACCTCGTGCACTGGCTGCACGGTGGAGAGACGTCGCTGCACAACTCGGCGCTGCTGTGCGAGCGCCACCACACCAAGGTCCACCACGGCTTTCGGGTCGAGCGGGATCCCGGCGGGCGGTGGCGCACCTGGCGACCCGACGGCACCGAGATCCTGCTCGCCCAGCCACTACTCGGCCCACCGCTGCTAGACCCACCGCTGCCAGACCCACCGACGACAGAGGTCAGAAGTCGACGCGCATCACCACGCGCCGTGGTGTCGGTCGGCTGA
- a CDS encoding GNAT family N-acetyltransferase → MTPPGPAISVVPANAVSWTDLQTVLGTRGEPARCQCQRYKLRPREFFAGFPVAERADRLRAQTDPDRPGTAETTGLVAYLDGEPVGWCAVEPRTAYEGLLRNNRVPWVDRTEDKADSGVWAVTCFVTRVGYRKRGVSRALARAAVDHARENGARAIEGYPMTTTSALLTELHVGVHSVFVDAGFTEVSRPTPRRVVMRVDF, encoded by the coding sequence GTGACGCCTCCGGGACCCGCCATCTCCGTCGTGCCGGCCAACGCGGTGAGCTGGACGGACCTGCAGACCGTGCTCGGCACGCGCGGCGAGCCTGCCCGCTGCCAGTGCCAGCGGTACAAGCTGCGGCCGCGGGAGTTCTTCGCCGGGTTCCCGGTGGCGGAGCGCGCGGACCGGCTGCGCGCGCAGACGGATCCCGACCGCCCGGGCACCGCCGAGACCACGGGGCTGGTCGCGTACCTGGACGGCGAGCCGGTGGGCTGGTGTGCCGTCGAGCCGCGCACTGCGTACGAGGGTCTGCTGCGCAACAACCGCGTCCCGTGGGTGGACCGCACCGAGGACAAGGCGGACAGCGGGGTGTGGGCGGTGACCTGCTTCGTCACTCGGGTCGGCTACCGGAAGCGCGGGGTCAGCCGGGCGCTGGCCCGGGCCGCCGTGGACCACGCCCGGGAGAACGGCGCCCGAGCGATCGAGGGCTACCCGATGACGACGACGAGCGCGCTGCTGACCGAGCTGCACGTCGGCGTCCACAGCGTGTTCGTCGATGCCGGGTTCACCGAGGTCAGCCGACCGACACCACGGCGCGTGGTGATGCGCGTCGACTTCTGA
- a CDS encoding GNAT family N-acetyltransferase, with product MPTVVDATAERWDDLAAVFGSRGDASRCWCQWFRHQRPGFYATTSEQRRADLQQQLAAEPPPGVLVHDDDGAPAGWCAIAPRAAYPRLSSYPVAAASADEDGLWAVTCFVVRVGKRRQGLAEVLLDGAVDLARRHGARTVEGYPLDTSVRTASAAELFHGPLSVFLRLGFTEVARTSKARPVVRLALEEGQR from the coding sequence ATGCCGACCGTCGTCGACGCGACCGCCGAGCGGTGGGACGACCTCGCCGCCGTCTTCGGCAGCCGGGGTGATGCCTCCCGCTGCTGGTGCCAGTGGTTCCGCCACCAGCGCCCCGGCTTCTACGCCACCACCTCGGAGCAGCGCCGCGCCGACCTGCAGCAACAGCTGGCGGCCGAGCCGCCACCCGGTGTGCTGGTCCACGACGACGACGGTGCCCCCGCCGGCTGGTGCGCGATCGCCCCGCGCGCCGCCTACCCGCGGCTGAGCAGCTACCCGGTCGCCGCCGCGTCCGCCGACGAGGACGGGCTCTGGGCGGTCACCTGCTTCGTGGTCCGGGTCGGCAAGCGCCGGCAGGGGCTGGCGGAGGTTCTGCTCGACGGCGCCGTCGACCTCGCCCGCCGGCACGGCGCCCGGACTGTCGAGGGCTACCCGCTCGACACCTCCGTGCGCACCGCCTCCGCCGCCGAGCTCTTCCACGGCCCGCTGTCGGTCTTCCTCCGGCTCGGCTTCACCGAGGTCGCCCGCACCAGCAAGGCCCGCCCGGTCGTCCGGCTCGCGCTGGAGGAAGGGCAGCGGTGA